The following coding sequences lie in one Mycobacterium gordonae genomic window:
- a CDS encoding SDR family oxidoreductase, which translates to MPATQHAPQQFVDSADGVRIAVYEEGNREGPTVVLVHGWPDSHVLWDGVVPLLAQRFRVVRFDNRGVGLSSAPKPVSAYRTARMADDFAAVISELSPGQPVHVLAHDWGSVAVWEYLSRPGAGDRVASFTSVSGPAQDQLVSFIFGALRQPWRVRRLAQAICQVLRLTYMAFFSIPVLAPLLLRLALSRAAVRRRIVDNIPVEQIHHSDKLPSDAATSVKTYPANYWRSFSGKFRRQGVHSIDTPVQLIVNTRDQYVRPHGYDETARWVPRLWRRDIRAGHFSPMSHPQVMAAAVHDFADLIEGKQPSRSMLRAQVGRPRGYFGDTLVSVTGAGSGIGRETAIAFSREGAELVISDIDEATVKETAAQIAARGGVAHAYVLDVSDADAVESFAERVCAEHGLPDIVVNNAGIGQAGGFLDTPAEQFDRVLDVNLGGVVNGCRAFGRRLVERGTGGHIVNVSSMAAYAPLQSLSAYCTSKAATFMFSDCLRAELDAADVGLTTICPGVIDTNIIATTQFSAGAKDDEVVDGRRGQLDKMFDLRSYGPDKVANAIVSAVKKNKPIRPVTFEAYALYGLSRVLPQALRSTARMKVI; encoded by the coding sequence ATGCCGGCAACACAACATGCACCCCAGCAGTTCGTCGACAGCGCGGACGGTGTGCGGATCGCGGTCTACGAAGAAGGCAACCGCGAGGGGCCGACCGTCGTGCTCGTGCACGGCTGGCCAGACTCACATGTGTTGTGGGATGGCGTGGTTCCACTGCTGGCGCAACGGTTCCGGGTGGTGCGGTTCGACAACCGCGGCGTCGGACTGTCGTCGGCGCCCAAACCGGTGTCCGCGTACCGCACCGCCCGAATGGCCGACGACTTCGCCGCGGTGATCAGCGAGCTGAGCCCCGGTCAGCCGGTCCATGTGCTGGCGCACGACTGGGGTTCGGTGGCGGTCTGGGAGTACCTGAGCCGGCCGGGCGCCGGTGACCGGGTCGCGTCGTTCACCTCGGTCTCCGGCCCGGCCCAGGATCAGTTGGTCAGCTTCATCTTCGGCGCATTGCGTCAGCCGTGGCGGGTCCGCAGACTCGCCCAGGCGATCTGCCAGGTTCTGCGGTTGACCTACATGGCCTTCTTCTCGATCCCGGTGCTGGCGCCGCTGCTGCTGCGACTGGCGCTGTCGCGCGCCGCGGTGCGACGCAGGATCGTCGACAACATCCCCGTCGAGCAGATTCACCACTCCGACAAGCTGCCGAGCGACGCAGCGACCTCGGTGAAGACCTATCCCGCTAACTACTGGCGCTCGTTTTCCGGCAAGTTCCGCCGCCAGGGTGTGCACAGCATCGACACACCGGTGCAACTCATCGTCAACACCAGAGATCAGTACGTGCGCCCGCACGGATACGACGAGACGGCTCGCTGGGTGCCGCGGCTGTGGCGCCGCGACATTCGCGCCGGGCATTTCTCACCCATGTCCCATCCGCAGGTGATGGCCGCCGCGGTACACGATTTCGCCGATCTGATCGAGGGCAAGCAGCCGAGCCGGTCGATGTTGCGGGCGCAGGTCGGGCGCCCGCGCGGTTACTTCGGCGACACGCTGGTGTCGGTGACCGGAGCGGGCAGCGGCATCGGCCGTGAAACCGCGATCGCGTTCTCGCGTGAAGGCGCCGAACTGGTGATCAGCGATATCGACGAGGCCACCGTGAAGGAGACAGCCGCCCAGATCGCGGCGCGCGGCGGTGTCGCCCACGCCTACGTGCTCGACGTTTCCGATGCCGATGCCGTCGAGTCGTTCGCCGAACGGGTCTGCGCTGAGCACGGTCTGCCCGACATCGTCGTCAACAACGCCGGCATCGGTCAGGCGGGCGGCTTCCTGGACACCCCGGCCGAGCAGTTCGATCGCGTGCTGGACGTCAACCTCGGCGGCGTGGTCAACGGTTGTCGGGCGTTCGGCAGGCGGCTGGTTGAGCGGGGGACCGGTGGGCACATCGTCAACGTGTCGTCGATGGCCGCCTACGCGCCGCTGCAGTCGCTCAGCGCGTACTGCACATCCAAGGCCGCCACGTTCATGTTCTCCGACTGCCTGCGGGCCGAACTCGACGCCGCCGACGTCGGGCTGACCACGATCTGCCCCGGCGTCATCGACACCAACATCATCGCGACCACCCAGTTCAGTGCCGGCGCCAAGGACGATGAGGTGGTCGACGGCCGGCGCGGCCAGCTGGACAAGATGTTCGACCTGCGCAGCTATGGGCCCGACAAGGTCGCCAACGCCATCGTGTCCGCGGTCAAGAAGAACAAGCCGATCCGGCCGGTGACCTTTGAGGCTTACGCGCTCTACGGCCTGTCCCGGGTGCTGCCGCAAGCGTTGCGCAGCACCGCGCGGATGAAAGTGATCTAA
- a CDS encoding SRPBCC family protein, with product MTLTKGLSTIRDVSASRQAVWDVIADGWTYTQWVVGNSRTRAVDTNWPQPGSAIKHSVGVWPLVIDDKTEVESCTPGAELVLKARVGLFGAARITLRLSDNPDGCRIEMSEVPVTGPASLLPDRLALAAVYPRNRECLWRLGALAERLKPSQVG from the coding sequence ATGACTTTGACGAAGGGGTTGAGCACCATCCGGGACGTGTCGGCGTCCCGCCAGGCCGTGTGGGACGTCATCGCCGACGGCTGGACGTACACGCAGTGGGTAGTCGGGAACAGTCGCACTCGTGCGGTCGACACGAACTGGCCGCAGCCCGGTTCAGCGATCAAGCACTCGGTCGGTGTGTGGCCCTTGGTGATCGACGACAAAACGGAGGTCGAAAGCTGCACGCCGGGTGCGGAACTCGTGCTCAAGGCCCGCGTCGGGCTGTTCGGTGCTGCTCGAATTACCCTGCGGCTCAGCGATAATCCGGACGGATGCCGGATCGAGATGAGCGAGGTGCCGGTTACCGGGCCGGCCAGCCTGCTGCCCGACCGGCTGGCCCTGGCGGCGGTTTACCCGCGTAATCGGGAGTGTCTGTGGCGCCTGGGTGCCCTGGCCGAACGTCTCAAGCCCAGCCAGGTCGGATAA
- a CDS encoding aminopeptidase gives MTVRRLIIAVSAALLAAGVIGLLVPVQVSNSNGGTVSCGNGFAADLSGARAANDRNGANIPILNEIIPHTDFVAQCESAGSSRRMWTIPLTVIGIVGVAGASLVQRTRGAKLDV, from the coding sequence GTGACGGTACGACGGTTAATCATCGCGGTGAGCGCAGCGCTCTTGGCGGCCGGCGTGATTGGCTTGCTGGTGCCTGTCCAGGTGTCCAACAGCAACGGCGGAACGGTGTCCTGCGGAAACGGGTTCGCCGCCGATCTCTCCGGTGCCCGGGCGGCAAACGACCGCAACGGCGCCAACATCCCGATCCTCAACGAGATCATCCCGCACACCGACTTCGTGGCTCAGTGCGAGTCCGCCGGGTCCAGCCGGCGGATGTGGACGATTCCGCTGACAGTGATCGGCATCGTCGGTGTCGCCGGTGCGTCCCTAGTGCAACGCACCAGGGGGGCGAAGCTCGACGTTTAG
- a CDS encoding DUF1622 domain-containing protein, whose product MNLLQIVDHVGSAIDVAGVSVIVIGCVIACSLFVARVARQPDQAYRDLRNNLGRSILIGLEFLVAGDIVKTIVVTPNAQHVAALAGVVAIRTFLSLSLTVEMTGRWPWREGDDAGSIPASTATDG is encoded by the coding sequence ATGAATCTGCTGCAGATCGTGGATCACGTCGGCTCGGCCATCGACGTCGCAGGTGTCTCGGTGATCGTGATCGGCTGTGTCATCGCCTGTTCGCTGTTCGTTGCGCGGGTCGCGCGCCAGCCCGATCAGGCGTACCGCGACCTGCGCAACAACCTGGGGCGGTCGATTCTGATCGGCCTGGAATTCCTGGTGGCCGGCGACATCGTCAAGACGATCGTCGTGACGCCCAACGCGCAGCACGTTGCGGCCCTGGCCGGCGTGGTGGCGATCCGGACTTTCCTGAGCCTCTCGCTGACTGTGGAGATGACCGGGCGGTGGCCATGGCGGGAAGGAGACGACGCGGGGTCGATCCCGGCCTCGACGGCCACCGACGGGTAA
- a CDS encoding TIGR01777 family oxidoreductase has protein sequence MAEAVIAIAGSSGLIGSALTAALRAADHEVLRIVRRTPSNSDELHWNPESGEFDPDALADVDVVVNLCGVNIGQRRWSGAFKQSLRDSRLAPTEVLAAAVADAGVGTLINASAVGYYGDTRDRVVDETDAAGRGFLAQLCVDWEAATLPAQYEGTRVVLARTGIVLAPSGGALRMMRPVFSVGLGARLGSGRQYMSWISLEDEVRALLFAIFHPTLSGPVNLTGPAPVTNAEFTTAFGRAVNRPTPMTLPGFAVRAALGEFADEGLLTGQRAIPTALEQAGFKFYHNTVGEALDYATARREQD, from the coding sequence GTGGCCGAAGCGGTGATCGCGATTGCGGGTTCGTCTGGCTTGATCGGTTCGGCGCTGACCGCGGCGCTGCGCGCGGCCGACCACGAAGTGCTGCGTATCGTGCGTCGCACCCCGTCGAATTCCGATGAGCTGCACTGGAATCCGGAAAGCGGCGAATTCGACCCGGATGCACTCGCCGATGTTGATGTCGTGGTCAACCTGTGTGGCGTCAACATCGGCCAGCGACGATGGTCGGGAGCGTTCAAGCAGAGCCTGCGCGACAGCCGGCTCGCGCCGACCGAAGTCCTGGCCGCAGCCGTCGCCGATGCGGGGGTCGGCACGCTGATCAACGCCAGCGCGGTGGGTTACTACGGCGACACCAGAGACCGGGTGGTCGACGAAACCGATGCCGCCGGGCGGGGTTTCCTCGCACAATTGTGTGTGGACTGGGAGGCGGCCACGCTACCGGCACAGTACGAAGGCACCCGGGTGGTGCTGGCCCGGACGGGTATCGTGCTGGCCCCCTCGGGCGGCGCGCTGCGGATGATGCGACCGGTGTTCTCGGTGGGGCTGGGCGCGCGACTCGGTAGCGGCCGTCAGTACATGTCGTGGATCAGCCTGGAAGACGAGGTCCGGGCGCTGCTGTTTGCCATTTTCCACCCGACGCTGTCCGGTCCGGTGAACCTGACCGGACCGGCGCCGGTGACCAACGCGGAGTTCACCACCGCCTTCGGCCGGGCAGTCAACCGTCCGACCCCGATGACTTTGCCGGGCTTCGCGGTGCGCGCGGCGCTCGGGGAGTTCGCCGACGAAGGACTGCTGACCGGTCAACGGGCCATCCCGACGGCCTTGGAGCAGGCTGGTTTCAAGTTTTACCACAACACAGTTGGCGAGGCGCTCGACTACGCCACCGCCCGTCGCGAACAGGATTGA
- a CDS encoding leucyl aminopeptidase, with the protein MTTTSSGYQAPTVNVATSLPKRGVGSSVLLVPVVSAGDKDEPGATVAAGAALLPAEAVAEIEAGLRALGATGGTEQVHRLVVSSLPVASVLTIGLGKQREEWPTDLVRRAAGAAARSLGTSEAVITTLADLPGQGICEAAVEGLILGSYRFSAFRSAKTAPKDAGLRKVTVLSSSRDAKKQSAHAAAVATAVATARDFVNTPPSHLFPAEFASRARVLGESVGLEVEVLDDKALKKAGYGGLLGVGQGSSRLPRLVRLIHRGSRLAKNPKRAKKVALVGKGVTFDTGGISIKPAASMHYMTSDMGGAAAVIATVTLAAQLQLPIDVIATVPVAENMPSGTAQRPGDVLTQYGGITVEVQNTDAEGRLILADAIVRACEDNPDYLIETSTLTGAQTVALGARIPGVMGSEEFRDRVAAISQRVGENGWPMPLPDELKDDLKSTVADLSNVSGQRFAGMLVAGVFLREFVAESVQWAHIDVAGPAYNTGSPWGCTPKGATGVPTRTMFAVLEDISERG; encoded by the coding sequence CTCGGCTGGCGACAAAGACGAACCTGGCGCCACCGTCGCCGCCGGTGCCGCACTGCTGCCCGCCGAGGCGGTGGCCGAGATCGAGGCCGGGCTGAGGGCGCTGGGCGCCACCGGCGGCACCGAGCAGGTACACCGACTGGTGGTGTCGTCGCTGCCGGTGGCCAGCGTGCTGACGATCGGACTGGGCAAGCAACGCGAGGAGTGGCCGACCGATCTGGTTCGTCGCGCAGCTGGCGCCGCGGCTCGTTCGCTCGGCACCAGCGAAGCCGTCATCACCACCCTGGCAGATCTGCCAGGTCAGGGAATCTGCGAAGCCGCGGTGGAGGGCCTGATCCTGGGCAGCTACCGGTTCAGCGCCTTCCGCAGCGCCAAGACCGCTCCCAAAGACGCCGGACTGCGCAAGGTCACCGTGCTGTCGTCTAGTCGGGACGCCAAGAAGCAGAGCGCGCACGCTGCGGCCGTCGCCACCGCCGTGGCCACCGCGCGCGACTTCGTCAACACTCCACCGAGTCACCTCTTCCCAGCCGAATTCGCCTCGCGGGCAAGGGTTTTAGGGGAATCGGTGGGCCTGGAAGTAGAGGTGCTCGACGATAAGGCGCTGAAGAAAGCGGGCTACGGGGGCCTGTTGGGGGTGGGCCAGGGATCCTCGCGGTTGCCCCGGTTGGTGCGATTGATTCATCGCGGGTCGCGGCTGGCCAAGAACCCCAAGCGGGCGAAGAAGGTCGCGCTGGTCGGCAAGGGCGTCACCTTCGACACCGGCGGCATCTCGATCAAGCCGGCCGCGTCGATGCACTACATGACTTCGGACATGGGCGGGGCCGCCGCGGTCATCGCGACGGTCACCCTCGCCGCCCAGCTGCAGCTGCCTATCGATGTGATCGCCACGGTTCCCGTGGCAGAGAACATGCCGTCGGGGACAGCACAACGGCCCGGCGACGTGCTGACCCAGTACGGTGGGATCACCGTCGAGGTGCAGAACACCGACGCCGAGGGCCGGCTCATTCTTGCCGACGCGATCGTGCGGGCGTGCGAGGACAACCCGGACTATCTGATCGAAACGTCCACCCTGACCGGCGCGCAGACGGTGGCGCTCGGTGCCCGCATCCCCGGCGTGATGGGCAGCGAGGAGTTCCGGGACCGTGTCGCCGCGATCTCGCAGCGGGTGGGCGAGAACGGTTGGCCGATGCCACTGCCCGACGAGCTCAAGGACGACCTGAAGTCGACGGTGGCCGACCTTTCCAACGTCAGCGGTCAGCGATTCGCCGGCATGCTGGTGGCCGGAGTGTTCCTGCGCGAGTTCGTCGCCGAGTCGGTGCAGTGGGCGCACATTGATGTCGCCGGTCCGGCCTACAACACCGGCAGCCCGTGGGGCTGCACGCCCAAGGGCGCCACCGGCGTGCCGACCCGCACCATGTTCGCTGTGCTGGAAGACATTTCCGAGCGGGGCTGA
- the sucB gene encoding 2-oxoglutarate dehydrogenase, E2 component, dihydrolipoamide succinyltransferase translates to MAFSVQMPALGESVTEGTVTRWLKQEGDTVEVDEPLVEVSTDKVDTEIPSPAAGVLTKIIAQEDDTVEVGGELALIGDSADDGGQDTSQGGGQESEPAQESEPAQESEPAQEEEASAESPAAEEPAQAEPESEPEPEQGSSGGGSDATPVLMPELGESVTEGTVTRWLKKVGDSVQVDEPLVEVSTDKVDTEIPSPVAGVLVSITAEEDDVVQVGGELAKVGSSDSGGGSAPTPKTQPSEDKAEAEPEPEPEPEPEAKKEPEPKPEPKPEQKPVPKEEPKQESKPQPEGDAASEGGPYVTPLVRKLAAEHNVDLTEVTGTGVGGRIRKQDVLAFAEKTAEKSQPKEEAKPAAQPSAPAAKPAAPAPALAHLRGTKQKASRIRQITAAKTRESLQATAQLTQTHEVDMTKIVALRNRAKTAFAEREGVNLTFLPFIARAAIDALKIHPNINASYNEETKEITYYDAEHLGFAVDTEQGLLSPVIHNAGDLSLAGLARAIADIAARARSGNLKPDELSGGTFTITNIGSQGALFDTPILVPPQAAMLGTGAIVKRPRVVVDEFGNESIGVRSVSYLPLTYDHRLIDGADAGRFLTTIKHRLEEGAFEADLGL, encoded by the coding sequence ATGGCCTTCTCCGTCCAGATGCCGGCACTTGGTGAAAGCGTCACCGAGGGAACGGTCACCCGCTGGCTCAAGCAGGAGGGCGACACGGTCGAAGTCGACGAGCCGCTGGTCGAAGTCTCGACCGACAAGGTTGACACCGAAATCCCGTCCCCGGCCGCGGGCGTGCTCACCAAAATCATCGCCCAGGAGGACGACACGGTAGAGGTCGGCGGCGAGTTGGCACTCATCGGAGACTCTGCCGACGACGGCGGGCAGGACACCAGTCAGGGCGGCGGCCAGGAGTCCGAGCCGGCTCAGGAGTCCGAGCCGGCTCAGGAGTCCGAGCCGGCCCAGGAGGAGGAAGCCTCGGCGGAGTCCCCCGCGGCCGAAGAACCGGCCCAGGCAGAGCCGGAGAGCGAACCCGAGCCCGAACAGGGGTCCTCCGGAGGCGGCAGTGACGCGACGCCGGTGCTGATGCCGGAATTGGGCGAATCGGTGACCGAGGGAACCGTGACGCGCTGGCTGAAGAAGGTCGGCGACTCCGTCCAGGTGGACGAGCCGCTGGTGGAAGTGTCCACCGACAAGGTGGACACCGAGATCCCCTCCCCGGTGGCCGGCGTGCTGGTCAGCATCACCGCGGAAGAAGACGACGTGGTGCAGGTCGGTGGGGAATTGGCCAAGGTCGGCAGCTCCGACTCCGGCGGGGGTTCAGCCCCGACGCCGAAAACCCAACCCAGTGAGGACAAAGCGGAGGCCGAACCGGAGCCGGAGCCGGAGCCGGAGCCGGAAGCCAAGAAGGAGCCGGAACCGAAGCCCGAGCCCAAGCCAGAACAAAAGCCTGTGCCCAAAGAAGAGCCCAAGCAGGAGTCGAAGCCGCAACCAGAAGGCGATGCCGCCTCCGAAGGCGGCCCGTATGTGACGCCACTGGTGCGCAAACTGGCCGCCGAACACAACGTCGACCTGACCGAAGTGACCGGCACCGGCGTGGGTGGGCGCATCCGCAAACAGGACGTCCTGGCGTTCGCTGAAAAGACAGCGGAGAAAAGCCAACCGAAGGAGGAGGCCAAACCGGCCGCCCAGCCGTCGGCACCCGCGGCAAAGCCGGCCGCCCCTGCCCCGGCGCTGGCCCATCTGCGGGGCACCAAGCAGAAGGCCAGCCGGATCCGCCAGATCACCGCCGCTAAGACGCGCGAGTCCCTGCAGGCCACCGCGCAGCTCACGCAGACTCACGAAGTCGACATGACCAAGATCGTGGCGCTGCGCAACCGTGCCAAGACGGCCTTCGCCGAGCGTGAGGGGGTGAACCTGACCTTCCTGCCGTTCATCGCGCGGGCGGCCATCGACGCCCTGAAGATCCACCCGAACATCAATGCGAGCTACAACGAAGAAACCAAGGAAATCACCTACTACGACGCCGAACACCTCGGGTTCGCCGTCGACACCGAGCAGGGACTGCTGTCCCCCGTCATCCACAACGCCGGCGACTTGTCGCTGGCCGGTCTGGCCCGCGCGATCGCCGACATCGCCGCCCGGGCCCGCTCGGGCAACCTGAAGCCCGACGAGTTGTCCGGTGGCACCTTCACCATCACCAATATCGGCAGCCAGGGTGCGCTGTTCGACACCCCTATCCTGGTGCCGCCGCAGGCCGCGATGCTGGGCACCGGGGCCATCGTCAAACGCCCCCGGGTGGTCGTCGACGAGTTCGGCAACGAGTCCATCGGTGTCCGGTCGGTCAGCTACCTCCCGCTGACCTATGACCACCGACTCATCGACGGCGCGGATGCCGGACGTTTCCTGACCACGATCAAGCACCGACTCGAAGAGGGGGCCTTCGAGGCCGACCTGGGGCTTTAG
- a CDS encoding flavodoxin family protein has product MTASVFHELKKEGPLYALFLNCTLKKGPETSNTEALCNLLIERLKAHEPDIETEIVRVVDYDVKPGVGNDEGDGDEWPLILEKVKRCNIIVPAMPIWMGVRSSVMQRVIERLDGTTKTVMCERTGQFPLYGTAAGCVVTGNEDGSHDCVANTFANLLHFGVTVPPNTDLYWVGDAGPGASYIEAGGELSPYVRRNAELTAINLLFAAKLLRDNPYTVNIAEQNATMMRRNQVKMAAMKQAIKYMRENMPD; this is encoded by the coding sequence GTGACTGCCTCGGTTTTTCATGAGCTGAAGAAGGAAGGGCCGCTCTACGCGCTCTTCTTGAATTGCACCCTGAAGAAGGGCCCGGAAACATCGAATACCGAGGCGTTGTGCAATCTACTGATCGAACGCCTCAAGGCTCACGAACCGGACATCGAAACCGAGATCGTCCGCGTCGTCGACTACGACGTGAAGCCCGGCGTCGGAAACGACGAAGGCGATGGCGACGAGTGGCCGTTGATTTTGGAAAAAGTCAAGCGCTGCAACATTATTGTGCCCGCAATGCCGATCTGGATGGGGGTGCGCTCTTCGGTAATGCAGCGGGTGATCGAGCGCCTGGACGGCACCACCAAGACGGTGATGTGCGAACGCACCGGCCAGTTCCCGCTATACGGAACCGCTGCCGGATGTGTGGTGACCGGCAATGAGGACGGCAGCCATGACTGCGTCGCCAACACCTTTGCCAACCTGTTGCACTTCGGCGTCACCGTCCCGCCCAACACCGACCTCTACTGGGTGGGCGACGCCGGGCCGGGAGCCAGTTACATCGAGGCGGGCGGCGAACTGTCACCGTACGTGCGGCGCAACGCCGAGTTGACCGCCATCAACCTGCTGTTCGCCGCCAAATTGCTGCGCGACAACCCTTACACCGTCAATATCGCCGAACAGAACGCAACGATGATGCGGCGCAACCAAGTCAAGATGGCTGCGATGAAGCAGGCCATCAAGTACATGCGCGAAAACATGCCGGACTGA
- a CDS encoding acetolactate synthase large subunit, with translation MSTPANTSEQLVNALADEGVEYVFGIPGDENLHFMEALRKDGRITFILFRHEQAAGFAAAAYGRLTGKLAVAMSTLGAGAMNLTTPVAHAYLAAMPMLVITGQKAVRDNRMGQYQLVDVVDVMRPITKFAAKIPSGAMAGSLVRQAMMSALEERQGPSHLELPDDVARDTELGPSVPCLHSQIPVATQQSIDVAAGLIQQASRPLIMVGGGTRANRPEVAAAVRALIDKTQIPFVATMMGKGVADEDHPLYVGCSIMPADYPNCAIQAADVILNVGHDVMEKPTLFMRADGTQTVIHLNPFAAQGDNGYFPQAQLVGDMADALERLTAQLTPNSAWDHEGFRRLAEAMRDSIARSATDTSFPAKQGHLIATLRAFMADEDILSLDNGIHMMWATRNFNARQPNTMLIDHALGSMGISLPAAIAAKLVHPERKVVVLTGDGGFAMNIQDLETAVRLRLDLIVVVFNDKSLGMIAMKQVADGYQRYGVDFDNPDFVALARSYGATGHRLDDPARFGAVLEEAARAGGVHIIDAPVDPHQNMALMQEMRSVDCAQIGR, from the coding sequence GTGAGCACCCCGGCCAATACCAGCGAGCAGTTGGTCAACGCCCTGGCCGACGAAGGGGTCGAATACGTCTTCGGCATCCCTGGTGACGAGAACCTTCACTTCATGGAGGCGCTGCGCAAAGACGGCCGCATCACCTTCATCCTGTTTCGTCATGAGCAGGCCGCGGGCTTCGCCGCGGCCGCCTATGGGCGGCTCACCGGCAAGCTGGCTGTTGCCATGTCGACGCTGGGCGCGGGTGCGATGAACTTGACGACGCCGGTGGCCCACGCGTACCTGGCAGCCATGCCGATGCTGGTGATCACCGGACAAAAGGCGGTGCGCGACAACAGGATGGGGCAGTACCAGCTGGTCGACGTGGTCGACGTGATGCGCCCGATCACCAAGTTCGCAGCCAAGATCCCCTCCGGCGCAATGGCCGGGTCGTTGGTGCGACAAGCGATGATGTCGGCGCTAGAGGAACGCCAAGGTCCGTCGCACCTGGAGCTGCCCGACGATGTGGCTCGCGACACCGAGCTCGGCCCGTCAGTTCCCTGCCTGCACAGTCAGATACCCGTCGCGACGCAGCAGAGCATCGACGTTGCGGCGGGCCTGATCCAGCAAGCCAGCCGCCCGCTGATCATGGTCGGCGGCGGCACCCGCGCCAACCGGCCCGAGGTGGCAGCAGCCGTGCGCGCGCTGATCGACAAGACCCAGATTCCCTTCGTCGCAACGATGATGGGCAAGGGCGTCGCCGACGAGGACCATCCGCTCTATGTGGGCTGTTCGATCATGCCCGCCGACTATCCGAACTGCGCCATCCAGGCGGCCGATGTGATTCTCAACGTCGGACACGACGTCATGGAAAAGCCGACCCTGTTCATGCGGGCCGACGGCACCCAAACCGTCATCCACCTCAATCCCTTTGCCGCTCAGGGTGACAACGGTTACTTTCCGCAGGCTCAGCTCGTCGGCGACATGGCCGACGCGCTGGAGCGGCTCACCGCGCAGCTGACGCCGAACTCCGCCTGGGACCACGAAGGCTTCCGGCGCCTGGCCGAAGCGATGCGGGATAGCATCGCACGCTCGGCAACCGACACGTCTTTCCCGGCCAAGCAGGGCCACCTCATCGCGACGCTGCGTGCCTTCATGGCCGACGAGGATATCCTGTCGCTCGACAACGGCATCCACATGATGTGGGCCACAAGGAATTTCAATGCCCGCCAGCCCAACACCATGCTGATCGACCACGCGCTCGGGTCGATGGGTATCAGCCTGCCGGCCGCGATCGCGGCCAAGCTCGTCCATCCCGAGCGCAAGGTGGTGGTGCTGACCGGTGACGGCGGGTTCGCCATGAATATCCAGGATCTCGAGACGGCAGTGCGGCTGCGCCTGGATCTGATCGTGGTGGTGTTCAACGACAAGAGCCTGGGCATGATCGCCATGAAGCAGGTCGCCGACGGATATCAGCGCTACGGCGTCGATTTCGACAATCCTGACTTCGTGGCCCTGGCCCGCAGCTATGGCGCCACCGGGCATCGCCTCGACGATCCGGCCCGGTTCGGCGCTGTCCTCGAGGAGGCCGCCAGGGCGGGCGGCGTGCACATCATCGACGCCCCGGTCGACCCCCACCAGAACATGGCGCTGATGCAGGAGATGCGCTCGGTCGACTGCGCCCAGATCGGACGTTAG
- a CDS encoding RraA family protein, producing MKLTELVTGLGVADVVDAMTMTHAHRAHIIELDSPDPSRVLIGPAVTISYLPVRKDLMDPEKHSLGPAIYRAVAKHDPAGAVLVMASNGYPHTSLGGGTKLSRVENLGMAGILTDGKLRDYEELNTYRFATYSRGETVRAGGNEVQPYLADVPISVGGVTVVPGDVIFAKGSTAVVIPGAEAEAILTKARNIMHKMDAAKDSLKNEDPETVLNQGSGEL from the coding sequence ATGAAGCTGACCGAGTTGGTAACAGGCCTCGGAGTCGCCGATGTGGTCGACGCGATGACGATGACGCATGCGCACCGCGCCCACATCATCGAACTCGACAGCCCGGACCCCAGCCGGGTGCTCATCGGCCCGGCGGTGACGATCTCCTATCTGCCGGTGCGCAAAGACCTGATGGACCCGGAGAAGCACAGCCTCGGGCCGGCCATCTACCGGGCCGTCGCCAAGCATGACCCCGCCGGAGCGGTGCTGGTGATGGCGTCCAACGGGTACCCCCACACGTCGCTGGGCGGAGGCACCAAACTCAGCCGGGTGGAAAACCTCGGCATGGCAGGCATTCTCACCGATGGCAAGCTACGCGACTACGAAGAGCTGAACACCTATCGGTTCGCCACCTACAGCAGGGGCGAGACGGTGCGGGCCGGCGGCAACGAGGTCCAGCCCTACCTGGCCGACGTCCCGATCTCCGTCGGCGGCGTCACGGTCGTGCCCGGTGACGTCATCTTCGCCAAAGGATCCACGGCCGTGGTGATCCCGGGCGCCGAGGCGGAGGCGATCCTGACCAAGGCCCGCAACATCATGCACAAGATGGATGCCGCCAAGGACAGCCTGAAGAACGAAGACCCCGAGACTGTGCTGAATCAGGGCAGCGGCGAGCTGTGA